One genomic window of Bacillus mycoides includes the following:
- a CDS encoding response regulator transcription factor: MKQVLVIKNERSFAKKIVSGLTQEGYFILKLHNENQGLNIIYEQDWDIIILDWDSLSISGPEICRQIRLVKTTPIIIVTDNISSKDCIAGLQAGADDYIRKPFVKEELVARVQAILRRSDCIQQNETNFFQFKDLFVDASSNIVKKGGKNLSLTKREYDLLVFLIKNKNTILSREMLLNQVWGFNVVVNPNVVDLYIGYVRKKLKCEKKDRYIQTIHGRGYSMIE, encoded by the coding sequence GTGAAGCAGGTGTTAGTAATTAAGAATGAACGGTCTTTTGCAAAGAAAATCGTAAGCGGTCTAACGCAAGAAGGCTATTTCATTTTAAAACTTCACAATGAAAACCAAGGTTTAAATATAATATATGAACAAGATTGGGATATTATCATATTGGATTGGGATTCATTAAGTATATCGGGACCAGAAATTTGCAGACAAATACGACTTGTTAAAACGACACCGATCATTATTGTGACCGACAATATTTCTAGTAAGGATTGCATAGCAGGGTTACAAGCAGGAGCGGATGATTATATAAGAAAACCATTTGTGAAAGAAGAATTAGTAGCAAGGGTTCAAGCTATTTTAAGGAGAAGTGACTGTATCCAGCAAAATGAGACAAACTTTTTTCAGTTTAAAGATCTCTTTGTTGATGCATCTAGCAATATTGTGAAAAAAGGTGGTAAAAATCTCTCGCTTACTAAGCGCGAGTATGATTTACTTGTATTTTTAATCAAGAATAAAAATACAATATTGAGCCGTGAAATGCTTTTGAATCAGGTTTGGGGATTTAACGTAGTAGTAAATCCAAATGTAGTAGACTTATATATTGGGTATGTAAGAAAAAAGTTAAAGTGCGAGAAGAAAGACAGGTATATTCAAACGATACATGGCAGGGGCTATTCAATGATTGAATGA
- a CDS encoding ABC transporter permease gives MSKNIISRVENTSQPQFYNHNKLWTKPFIIAIIVVIILGIISLFTGVYDIRGQEDGMEMFFITRVPRTVALMLTGAAMAMAGLVMQLITQNRFVEPTTTGTIEWSGLGLLFVYLLFPAPTLVQRMTGAIIFSFIGTMIFFLFLRRVKLRSSLIVPIIGLMLGAVISAVSTFLGLLFQMTQSIETWFVGSFANVQVGRYEYLWLIVIITLLIFMYANRLTLAGLGEDVATSLGVNYNRIVLFGTGLISVAVGIVAAVIGHLPFLGLIVPNIVSMFRGDDLRSNLPWVCVIGMGTITACDIISRTIIKPFEVPVSLILATVGAVVFITILLRQRKPRRLR, from the coding sequence GTGTCAAAAAATATAATTTCTAGGGTTGAGAATACTTCTCAACCCCAGTTTTATAATCACAATAAATTATGGACAAAACCTTTTATAATAGCGATTATAGTTGTTATAATTTTAGGGATTATATCACTGTTTACTGGAGTTTATGATATACGCGGACAAGAGGACGGAATGGAGATGTTTTTCATAACTCGTGTTCCGAGAACAGTTGCATTAATGCTTACTGGTGCTGCAATGGCGATGGCAGGACTCGTAATGCAACTCATTACACAGAATCGTTTTGTTGAACCTACTACAACGGGGACTATTGAATGGTCAGGCTTAGGCCTGCTTTTTGTATATTTATTATTTCCTGCCCCGACTTTAGTTCAAAGAATGACTGGTGCAATCATTTTTTCTTTTATAGGAACTATGATTTTCTTTTTATTTTTAAGAAGAGTTAAACTTCGTTCGTCTTTAATTGTCCCGATTATTGGATTGATGCTTGGAGCAGTTATTTCTGCAGTGTCTACTTTTTTGGGACTCCTTTTTCAAATGACGCAAAGTATTGAAACTTGGTTTGTAGGTTCATTTGCTAACGTTCAGGTTGGAAGATATGAATATTTATGGCTGATTGTTATCATTACTTTGCTTATTTTTATGTATGCTAATAGATTGACTTTAGCTGGACTAGGAGAAGATGTCGCAACAAGCCTTGGAGTTAATTACAATAGAATTGTTCTTTTTGGGACTGGCCTTATCTCTGTTGCAGTTGGGATTGTTGCAGCTGTTATTGGACACTTACCTTTCTTGGGATTAATTGTTCCAAATATTGTTTCAATGTTTAGAGGTGATGATCTTAGGAGTAATTTACCTTGGGTGTGCGTGATCGGAATGGGGACAATAACTGCCTGTGACATCATTTCTCGAACAATTATAAAGCCTTTTGAAGTACCTGTTTCTTTAATACTTGCAACAGTGGGAGCAGTCGTGTTTATTACTATTTTATTGAGGCAAAGAAAACCAAGGAGGCTACGATGA
- a CDS encoding siderophore ABC transporter substrate-binding protein produces the protein MKKSMLLKLVSILAVFTLMLVACSDSSKETSKANKGNSSDKPKTVEITDAHGTVKVPVNPKNVVALDNRTFETLADWGIKLAAAPKDVMPADSAYVKDSKVQNIGNHREPNLEIIAAANPELVIVGQRFAGHYEEIKKLVPNAAVIDLNVDVSEKSTTPGKNLVDGLKSSTITLGKIFDKDKEAKQLVADFDKSIETAKSAYNGKDKVMSVIVTGGNIGFAAPHSGRVWGPMYEIFGWVPALEVSNSTAGHKGDDVSVEAIAQTNPDWLFVLDRDAATSDAATSAPAKDVISKSPALQNTTAVSKKQVVYAPEDTYTNESIQTYIELFGNIAKTLAK, from the coding sequence ATGAAAAAATCTATGCTTTTAAAATTAGTGAGTATTCTAGCAGTTTTCACTTTAATGTTAGTAGCTTGCTCAGATTCAAGTAAGGAAACTTCAAAGGCTAATAAAGGTAATAGTAGTGATAAGCCGAAGACGGTTGAAATCACTGATGCCCATGGAACTGTTAAAGTCCCTGTAAATCCAAAGAATGTAGTTGCTTTAGATAATAGAACTTTTGAAACTTTAGCTGATTGGGGAATTAAATTAGCGGCAGCTCCAAAGGATGTAATGCCTGCTGATTCAGCATATGTAAAGGATAGTAAAGTTCAAAATATTGGAAATCACCGCGAACCAAATCTTGAAATTATAGCAGCTGCAAACCCTGAACTTGTAATCGTTGGTCAAAGATTTGCTGGCCATTACGAAGAAATCAAAAAATTAGTGCCAAATGCAGCTGTTATTGATCTTAATGTTGATGTTTCTGAGAAATCTACTACGCCTGGGAAAAATTTAGTAGATGGACTTAAAAGTTCTACAATTACTTTAGGAAAAATCTTTGATAAAGATAAAGAAGCTAAACAATTAGTAGCTGATTTTGATAAATCTATTGAAACTGCAAAATCTGCTTATAATGGAAAAGATAAAGTTATGAGTGTTATTGTTACTGGTGGGAATATTGGTTTTGCTGCTCCTCACTCTGGTCGTGTTTGGGGACCAATGTATGAAATTTTCGGTTGGGTTCCAGCACTAGAAGTTTCAAATTCTACTGCAGGTCATAAAGGTGATGACGTTTCTGTTGAAGCTATTGCACAAACAAATCCTGATTGGCTTTTCGTATTAGATCGTGATGCTGCAACATCTGATGCAGCTACTTCAGCTCCTGCTAAAGATGTTATTTCTAAATCACCTGCTCTTCAAAACACAACTGCTGTTTCTAAAAAACAGGTTGTTTATGCACCAGAAGATACTTACACAAATGAATCAATTCAGACTTACATAGAGTTATTTGGTAATATTGCAAAAACTTTAGCTAAGTAG